A stretch of Corallococcus macrosporus DNA encodes these proteins:
- a CDS encoding endonuclease/exonuclease/phosphatase family protein encodes MAMKFPPYLRPLVALGFLALACGEGEEPVAPADSGTSFDAGTRTDAGTTVDSGQPTDDAGTAVDGGSGVDPGTEDAGTSDDAGTTVDAGTTVDAGTTTDAGSATDAGTTTDAGTIDGPDSDGGVTQIRLMAANLTSGKNQSYDPGHGIRLMQGVDPDIVMIQEFNYKSNSAADIRAMVDTAFGTGFYYYRETGAQIPNGVISRYPIIESGEWTDTQVSNRDFAWARINIPGPRDLWVVSVHLLTSGSGVRNTEATNLVKFIKANIPESDYLAIGGDFNTDTRSEQCLTTFKQVVDTAGPHPVDKYGEDGTNASRSKPYDHVLVDVDLRKYQVATVIGTSTFANGLVLDSRVYTPLADISPVQFGDSNDQYMQHMGVVKTYLTPNF; translated from the coding sequence ATGGCCATGAAGTTCCCCCCGTACCTCCGCCCGCTCGTGGCGCTGGGTTTCCTGGCGCTCGCTTGCGGCGAGGGTGAAGAGCCTGTCGCGCCTGCTGACTCCGGGACCTCGTTTGATGCCGGCACCCGCACCGACGCGGGCACCACCGTGGACTCGGGACAGCCCACGGACGACGCGGGCACCGCCGTGGATGGCGGATCCGGTGTGGATCCGGGCACGGAGGATGCCGGCACCTCGGACGACGCGGGCACGACCGTCGACGCGGGTACGACCGTCGACGCGGGCACGACGACCGATGCCGGTTCGGCGACGGACGCGGGCACGACGACCGACGCGGGCACGATTGACGGCCCGGACTCCGATGGTGGTGTCACGCAGATCCGCCTGATGGCGGCCAATCTCACCAGCGGCAAGAACCAGAGCTACGACCCGGGCCACGGCATCCGGCTGATGCAGGGCGTGGATCCCGACATCGTGATGATCCAGGAGTTCAACTACAAGTCGAACTCCGCTGCGGACATCCGAGCCATGGTCGACACGGCCTTCGGCACGGGCTTCTACTACTACCGCGAGACCGGCGCGCAGATCCCCAACGGCGTCATCAGCCGCTACCCCATCATCGAGTCGGGTGAATGGACGGACACCCAGGTGTCCAACCGCGACTTCGCCTGGGCGCGCATCAACATCCCGGGCCCGCGCGACCTCTGGGTCGTCAGCGTGCACCTGCTCACCAGTGGCTCTGGCGTCCGCAACACGGAGGCCACCAACCTGGTGAAGTTCATCAAGGCCAACATCCCCGAGAGCGACTACCTGGCCATCGGCGGCGACTTCAACACCGACACCCGCTCCGAGCAGTGCCTCACCACCTTCAAGCAGGTGGTCGACACCGCGGGGCCGCACCCGGTGGATAAGTATGGCGAGGACGGCACCAATGCCAGCCGCAGCAAGCCGTATGACCACGTCCTCGTGGACGTGGACCTGCGCAAGTACCAGGTCGCCACCGTCATCGGGACCAGTACCTTCGCCAACGGGCTCGTCCTCGACAGCCGCGTCTACACGCCACTTGCGGACATCTCCCCTGTGCAGTTCGGCGACAGTAACGACCAATACATGCAGCACATGGGCGTCGTGAAGACGTACCTCACGCCCAACTTCTAG
- a CDS encoding Mut7-C RNAse domain-containing protein, protein MSARQLTVRFHGALNDFVAPERRDRVFTHELQGSPSVKDLIESLGPPHPEVDGVFVDGQPVGLGHRAEAGTHVDVHPASIPVPLPEQPRFVLDVGLGRLSGFLRMLGFDTLWRNDSADALLARLSREESRVLLTRDLGLLKRSEVVQGYYPRATDPAHQLVEVVRRYGLTSRMRPFSRCLACNASLSTATPDEVQGRIPEGVAQRHRQFQQCPGCQRVFWPGTHHERMQNLVDTLRRLEASP, encoded by the coding sequence ATGTCGGCACGGCAGCTCACGGTGCGGTTCCACGGCGCACTGAACGATTTCGTCGCACCGGAGCGCCGGGACCGGGTGTTCACGCACGAGCTGCAAGGCAGCCCTTCGGTGAAGGACCTCATCGAGTCATTGGGGCCGCCGCATCCGGAAGTGGACGGGGTGTTTGTGGACGGCCAGCCGGTGGGCTTGGGGCACCGCGCGGAAGCCGGCACGCACGTGGACGTGCATCCGGCCTCTATTCCAGTGCCACTCCCGGAGCAGCCGCGCTTCGTCCTGGACGTGGGCCTGGGGCGGCTGTCGGGCTTCCTGCGGATGCTCGGCTTCGACACGCTCTGGCGCAACGACTCCGCGGACGCCCTGCTGGCGCGCCTGTCCCGCGAGGAGTCGCGAGTGCTGCTCACGCGAGACCTGGGCCTGCTGAAGCGTTCGGAGGTGGTGCAGGGCTATTACCCCAGAGCCACCGACCCCGCGCACCAACTGGTGGAGGTGGTGCGGCGGTACGGCCTGACGTCGCGCATGCGGCCCTTCTCCCGCTGCCTCGCGTGCAACGCATCGCTGTCCACCGCGACACCCGACGAAGTGCAGGGCCGCATCCCGGAAGGCGTGGCCCAGCGTCACCGCCAATTCCAACAGTGCCCCGGCTGCCAGCGCGTCTTCTGGCCCGGCACGCACCACGAACGCATGCAGAACCTGGTGGACACGCTGCGCAGACTGGAAGCCAGTCCCTGA